A stretch of the Streptococcus suis genome encodes the following:
- a CDS encoding CHAP domain-containing protein encodes MNNLFKKKRTIYQLAITACIIYFHIHSAFFASATTLGDNYPYTAINAVDPWRLYTRQCTSFSAFRLSTVNGFTLPPAYGDANVWGHRARQEGYQVDMIPAVGAIAWWESPMHVAWVSAVYGDTVEIEEYNYGYQYKYNRRTINRNSVSGYIHFKDLSSSALPKLPSTGVYTFSSRLPIKSQATQASTTVGYYEKGEKVYYDKVIEAEGQFWISYISYSGVRRYIPVYSLSQSHQTSSLPQLPSSGTYRVKIRSSIRNAPKLSSPEITYYDAGATVHYDKLISADGRLWISYISYSGIRRYIAIS; translated from the coding sequence ATGAACAATCTTTTTAAAAAGAAAAGGACCATTTATCAACTTGCGATAACGGCCTGTATCATCTATTTCCATATACATTCGGCGTTTTTTGCTTCCGCCACTACTCTTGGGGATAATTATCCCTATACTGCCATCAATGCCGTAGACCCTTGGAGACTCTATACCAGACAGTGCACTTCTTTCTCTGCCTTTCGACTCAGTACGGTCAACGGATTTACACTACCACCTGCCTATGGTGACGCCAATGTCTGGGGTCATCGCGCTAGACAAGAGGGATATCAGGTGGATATGATACCTGCTGTAGGAGCTATAGCTTGGTGGGAATCGCCCATGCATGTTGCTTGGGTGTCGGCAGTATATGGAGACACTGTAGAAATAGAAGAGTATAACTACGGTTATCAGTACAAATACAATCGCAGAACCATTAATAGAAACTCCGTCAGTGGCTACATCCACTTTAAGGATTTGTCTTCTTCTGCCTTGCCAAAACTTCCATCCACTGGAGTCTATACATTTTCCAGTCGTCTTCCTATAAAATCTCAAGCTACCCAGGCTAGTACGACCGTTGGATACTATGAGAAAGGTGAGAAGGTATATTATGATAAGGTTATAGAAGCTGAAGGGCAATTTTGGATTAGTTATATCAGCTATTCAGGGGTTCGGCGCTATATCCCAGTTTATTCCTTGAGCCAATCCCACCAAACAAGTTCCTTACCCCAACTCCCATCATCGGGTACCTATAGAGTAAAAATACGCTCCAGCATTCGAAATGCCCCGAAATTGTCCAGTCCTGAAATCACCTACTACGATGCCGGCGCCACGGTGCACTACGACAAGCTTATATCTGCTGATGGTCGGCTGTGGATTAGCTATATTAGTTATTCAGGCATACGACGCTACATAGCTATTTCTTAA